In Candidatus Nomurabacteria bacterium, the following proteins share a genomic window:
- a CDS encoding NUDIX domain-containing protein, whose amino-acid sequence MLKEFVVRCRAVILHEGKLLVVRHVHDTSYVCLPGGHLEFGEDVISCLKREIVEELGIEPEVGQLLYVNTFTVGDIKQPVEFFFAVKNSADYLKIGENERTHAHELEDFEWIAPTDGVRLLPEKFAEDFRAGRIDLDKTKFLMG is encoded by the coding sequence ATGTTAAAAGAATTTGTAGTTAGATGTCGAGCCGTAATACTGCACGAAGGTAAGTTGTTGGTGGTGAGGCATGTTCATGATACATCGTACGTATGTTTGCCTGGTGGACACTTGGAGTTTGGAGAGGATGTTATATCCTGTCTGAAGCGAGAAATTGTCGAAGAATTGGGGATTGAGCCTGAGGTTGGACAATTGCTTTATGTAAATACTTTTACGGTTGGTGATATTAAACAACCGGTAGAATTTTTCTTTGCGGTTAAAAACTCAGCTGATTATCTGAAGATTGGTGAAAACGAAAGAACTCATGCTCATGAGTTAGAAGATTTTGAGTGGATTGCGCCGACTGATGGGGTTAGACTGTTGCCGGAAAAATTTGCTGAGGATTTTCGGGCTGGTCGCATAGACTTAGACAAGACTAAATTTTTGATGGGTTAA